One genomic segment of Brassica napus cultivar Da-Ae chromosome A3, Da-Ae, whole genome shotgun sequence includes these proteins:
- the LOC106444722 gene encoding defensin-like protein 182 — protein MQRTTSLVFLVNFLIIFTSVVNQSRAGTCVETEGPCENCDQKCLAKFGPSVNTQCGNSQCLCIYECPPSPPKVCNGGAGLCSQNCPEKCCDTNCATKFNGGHGSCVTLGNFNLCQCEYPC, from the exons ATGCAGAGGACAACTTCTCTTGTATTCCTTGTTAACTTTCTTATCATATTTACCTCAG TTGTAAATCAGAGTAGAGCAGGAACATGCGTTGAGACTGAAGGCCCTTGTGAGAACTGTGACCAGAAATGCCTGGCCAAATTCGGACCATCAGTTAACACCCAATGTGGGAATTCGCAGTGCTTATGCATCTACGAGTGCCCACCTTCACCGCCTAAAGTATGCAACGGTGGGGCTGGTCTCTGTTCTCAGAATTGTCCTGAAAAATGCTGTGATACGAATTGTGCAACAAAGTTTAATGGTGGACATGGATCTTGTGTCACGCTTGGTAATTTTAATTTGTGCCAATGTGAGTACCCTTGTTAG
- the BNAA03G49920D gene encoding glycosyltransferase BC10, with translation MKAAKRWSVGNLASLPGARHRAPARRRLWIIMALSLIIMTLSLITMLAIMAYMYPHHSKRACYMISSRGCKALADWLPPSLREYSDDEIAARVVIREIMSNAPVIRRDSKIAFMFLTPGTLPFERLWDIFFQGHEGKFSVYIHASKERPVHQSHYFANREIRSDEVVWGRISMVDAERRLLANALRDPANQQFVLLSESCVPLRSFEYMYNYLMYSNLSYVDCFDDPGQHGSGRHMDHMLPEIPKKYFRKGAQWFTMKRQHAIVIMADSLYYSRFRDYCGPGIENNKNCIADEHYLPTFFHMLDPGGISNWSVTQVDWSERQWHPKTYMPEDVTHELLNNLTSADTVAHVTSVGMGEELWMPCMWNGIKRPCFLFGRKFHPDTLDKLLDLFSNYTRSVSWHL, from the exons ATGAAGGCAGCTAAAAGGTGGAGTGTAGGAAACCTAGCGTCATTGCCTGGAGCTCGCCACCGTGCTCCTGCAAGAAGACGACTATGGATCATCATGGCGCTTTCACTGATCATCATGACGCTTTCACTGATCACCATGCTGGCTATAATGGCTTACATGTACCCACATCACAGCAAACGTGCTTGTTATATGATTTCATCAAGGGGATGCAAGGCTTTAGCTGATTGGCTTCCACCTTCTCTGAGGGAGTATTCTGACGATGAGATTGCTGCACGAGTAGTGATTAGAGAAATAATGAGTAATGCTCCTGTTATAAGAAGGGATTCCAAGATTGCATTCATGTTCTTGACTCCTGGTACATTGCCTTTTGAGAGACTTTGGGACATCTTTTTCCAG GGCCATGAAGGGAAGTTCTCTGTTTATATACATGCATCAAAGGAAAGGCCAGTTCACCAGAGTCATTACTTTGCCAACCGCGAAATTCGCAGTGATGAG GTGGTGTGGGGAAGAATATCAATGGTTGATGCAGAGAGAAGGTTGTTAGCTAATGCTCTTAGAGACCCTGCAAACCAGCAATTTGTTTTACTCTCTGAGAG TTGTGTACCACTTCGAAGTTTTGAGTACATGTACAATTACCTGATGTACAGCAATCTCAGCTATGTTGACTG CTTTGACGATCCAGGTCAACATGGATCCGGCAGACATATGGATCACATGTTGCCTGAAATTCCAAAGAAGTATTTTCGAAAGGGTGCACAG TGGTTCACCATGAAGAGACAACACGCTATAGTCATCATGGCAGATAGTCTTTACTACTCTAGGTTTCGAGATTACTGTGGG cCAGGTATAGAGAACAACAAGAACTGCATAGCTGATGAACACTATCTGCCAACATTCTTTCAT ATGCTTGATCCGGGTGGTATTTCTAACTGGAGTGTAACACAAGTTGATTGGTCTGAGAGACAGTGGCACCCCAAAACATACATGCCTGAGGATGTCACACATGAGTTACTAAACAACCTCACG TCTGCTGACACAGTCGCACATGTCACAAGTGTTGGAATG GGTGAAGAATTATGGATGCCTTGTATGTGGAACGGAATCAAAAGACCTTGCTTCTTGTTTGGAAGGAAGTTTCATCCAGACACGCTTGATAAACTCTTGGATCTCTTCTCAAACTACACAAGATCGGTCTCTTGGCATTTATGA
- the LOC106441016 gene encoding subtilisin-like protease SBT2.6 isoform X1 codes for MDMGCKVVVFFAILYTVTAEIYIVTMEGDPIISYKGGVNGFEATAVESDEKIDTTSDLVTSYGRHLERKHDMLLGMLFKEGSYKKLYSYKHLINGFAAHLSPDQAEMLRRSPGVKSVSRDWKVRKLTTHTPQFLGLPTDVWPTGGGYDRAGEDIVIGFIDSGIFPHHPSFASHHTSVPYGPHPSYKGKCEDDPRTKLSFCNGKIIGAQHFAEAAKAAGAFNPDVDFASPMDGDGHGSHTAAIAAGNNGVPVRMHGYEFGKASGMAPRARIAVYKALYRLFGGFVSDVVAAIDQAVHDGVDILSLSVGPNSPPTTTKTTFLNPFDATLLGAVKAGVFVAQAAGNGGPFPKTLVSYSPWITTVAAAIDDRRYKNHLTLGNGKMLAGIGLSPSTRPHRSYKMVSANDVLLGSSGVRYNPSDCQKPEVLNKKLVEGNILLCGYSFNFVAGSASIKKVAETARHLGAAGFVLVVENVSPGTKFDPVPSGIPGILITDVSKSMDLIDYYNVTTSRDWMGRVKSFNAEGSIGDGLEPILHKSAPEVALFSARGPNTKDFSFQDADLLKPDILAPGSLIWSAWSQNGTDEANYVGEGFALISGTSMAAPHIAGIAALVKQKHPQWSPAAIKSALMTTSTVMDRAGRPLQAQQYSETETMTLVKATPFDYGSGHVNPSAALDPGLVFDAGYEDYLGFLCTTPGINAHEIRNFTNTPCNYKMRHPSNFNSPSIAVSHLVRTQTVTRRVTNVAEEEETYTITSRMEPSIAIEVSPPAMTLRAGASREFSVTLTVRSVTGVYSFGEVTLKGSRGHKVSLPVVALGQKR; via the exons ATGGATATGGGTTGTAAAGTTGTCGTCTTTTTCGCAATTTTGTACACTGTGACGGCAGAGATTTACATTGTGACTATGGAAGGAGATCCAATCATTAGTTACAAAGGCGGTGTTAATGGTTTTGAAGCAACTGCTGTTGAATCTGATGAGAAAATCGATACAACAAG TGACTTAGTAACTTCCTATGGGCGTCACCTTGAGAGGAAACACGATATGCTTCTCGGAATGCTCTTTAAGGAAGGATCATACAAAAAGCTCTACAGCTACAAACACCTCATCAATGGATTCGCAGCTCATCTCTCCCCTGATCAG GCGGAGATGCTTCGCCGCTCGCCCGGTGTGAAGTCTGTGAGCAGAGACTGGAAAGTGAGGAAGCTCACAACACACACGCCACAGTTCTTGGGACTACCAACCGATGTCTGGCCGACAGGTGGCGGTTACGACAGAGCAGGAGAAGATATTGTCATTGGCTTTATAGACTCTGGGATTTTCCCACATCACCCTAGCTTTGCCTCTCACCATACCTCGGTGCCTTATGGTCCTCATCCTAGCTACAAAGGGAAATGCGAAGATGATCCTCGCACTAAGCTTAGCTTCTGCAACGGGAAGATCATAGGAGCTCAGCATTTCGCTGAAGCTGCTAAAGCTGCTGGTGCGTTTAACCCTGATGTTGACTTTGCTTCACCAATGGATGGTGATGGACATGGAAG TCATACGGCAGCTATTGCAGCTGGGAATAACGGTGTTCCGGTGAGGATGCATGGGTATGAGTTTGGGAAAGCAAGTGGGATGGCTCCTCGTGCTAG gaTTGCTGTTTACAAAGCTCTCTACCGGCTTTTCGGAGGGTTTGTATCGGATGTGGTCGCTGCCATTGATCAG GCTGTTCATGAtggagttgatatattgagccTCTCGGTTGGTCCAAACAGTCCTCCAACTACTACGAAGACAACGTTCTTAAACCCATTTGATGCTACGCTTCTTGGAGCCGTGAAAGCTGGTGTGTTCGTTGCTCAAGCTGCTGGAAATGGAGGCCCCTTTCCGAAAACTTTGGTTTCGTACAGCCCTTGGATAACTACTGTTGCTGCTGCAATCGATGACCGCAGATACAAGAACCACCTGACCCTTGGAAATGGAAAAATGCTTGCCGGAATAGGATTATCTC CTTCTACTAGACCTCACCGTTCTTACAAGATGGTTTCAGCAAATGATGTTCTGCTTGGTTCTTCTGGTGTGAGATACAATCCGTCGGATTGCCAGAAGCCAGAGGTTTTGAACAAGAAGTTGGTTGAAGGAAACATACTGCTTTGTGGATATTCTTTTAACTTTGTTGCTGGTTCGGCTTCCATCAAGAAAGTTGCTGAAACTGCTAGGCATCTTGGAGCCGCTGGTTTTGTTCTTGTTGTTGAGAATGTTTCTCCAGGAACAAAATTTGATCCTGTCCCTTCTGGCATTCCAGGGATCCTCATTACAGATGTCTCAAAGTCAATG GATTTGATTGATTACTACAATGTGACAACCTCAAGAGACTGGATGGGAAGAGTAAAGAGCTTTAATGCTGAAGGAAGCATAGGAGACGGTTTGGAACCCATTCTTCACAAATCAGCACCTGAAGTGGCTCTTTTCTCAGCTAGAGGGCCCAACACCAAAGACTTCAGCTTTCAGGATGCTGATCTCCTCAAACCAGACATTCTTGCTCCAGGCTCTCTGATCTGGTCTGCTTGGTCTCAAAATGGAACAGACGAGGCTAACTATGTCG GCGAAGGATTTGCACTAATCTCTGGCACAAGCATGGCTGCACCACACATAGCGGGCATAGCTGCCCTGGTGAAGCAGAAGCATCCTCAGTGGAGTCCAGCTGCTATCAAATCAGCTTTGATGACGACTTCAACAGTCATGGACCGAGCAGGAAGGCCTCTCCAAGCGCAGCAGTACTCCGAAACAGAGACAATGACGCTTGTCAAAGCAACTCCGTTTGATTATGGAAGCGGTCACGTCAATCCAAGCGCTGCTCTAGACCCTGGTCTCGTCTTCGATGCAGGCTACGAAGACTACTTAGGTTTCTTGTGCACCACGCCAGGTATCAACGCTCACGAGATAAGGAACTTCACGAACACTCCCTGCAATTACAAAATGAGGCATccttcgaacttcaactcgccGTCTATAGCCGTCTCTCATCTGGTGAGAACACAGACCGTGACCAGGAGAGTGACGAATGTTGCGGAAGAGGAGGAAACTTACACGATCACATCGAGGATGGAGCCATCTATTGCCATTGAAGTGAGTCCTCCTGCTATGACGCTTAGGGCGGGAGCTTCTAGAGAGTTCTCGGTGACTCTGACGGTGAGATCAGTGACCGGAGTTTATAGCTTCGGAGAGGTTACGTTGAAAGGAAGCCGAGGGCATAAAGTGAGTCTCCCAGTGGTTGCCTTGGGACAAAAGcgatga
- the LOC106441017 gene encoding transcription factor bHLH27 isoform X1, with product MEDLEDEYKNYWETTMFFQNQELEFDSWPLEEAFSGSGDSSSPDGAATSPASSKNVVSERNRRQKLNQRLFALRSVVPNITKLDKASIVKDSIDYMQKLIDQERRLEAEIRELESRSVLLENPIKDYDCINNFLENQQQDLLDNNVTRSKKSRQMDYNTSGSSVAGLHNQSLIEVLEMKVTWMGERTVVVCITCSKRRETMLQLCKVLESLNLNIVTTNFSSFSSRLSTTLFLQVTFSIDLFYFYIFKCVVNLLHFVLISTNVVKHISLFEVKV from the exons ATGGAAGATCTTGAAGATGAGTACAAGAATTATTGGGAAACCACAATGTTCTTCCAGAATCAAGAACTCGAATTCGACAG CTGGCCGTTGGAAGAAGCGTTTTCGGGTTCCGGTGACTCGAGTTCGCCGGACGGAGCAGCAACCTCTCCGGCTTCTTCAAAGAACGTTGTCTCCGAGAGGAACCGACGGCAAAAGCTTAACCAGAGACTCTTCGCTCTCCGATCAGTCGTTCCCAACATAACCAAG TTGGACAAGGCATCTATCGTCAAAGATTCAATCGACTATATGCAAAAACTTATTGATCAAGAGAGAAGACTAGAAGCAGAGATCCGAGAGCTGGAATCACGATCAGTATTGCTAGAAAATCCTATAAAAGATTATGATTGCATCAATAATTTCCTTGAAAATCAGCAGCAAGATCTCTTAGACAATAATGTCACGAGATCAAAGAAGTCCAGGCAGATGGATTACAATACTTCTGGATCATCAGTTGCTGGACTACATAATCAATCCCTCATTGAAGTTCTCGAA atgaAGGTGACGTGGATGGGAGAGAGGACAGTGGTGGTATGCATAACATGTAGCAAGAGGAGAGAAACAATGTTGCAGCTTTGTAAAGTATTGGAGTCTTTGAATCTCAACATTGTCACTACtaacttctcttccttctcctcTCGTCTCTCCACCACTCTCTTCCTCCAGGTAACTTTCTCTAtcgatcttttttatttttacattttcaaatgTGTGGTAAATTTGCTACATTTTGTGTTAATTAGCACAAATGTAGTGAAACATATATCACTGTTTGAGGTTAAAGTTTGA
- the LOC106441017 gene encoding transcription factor bHLH27 isoform X2: MEDLEDEYKNYWETTMFFQNQELEFDSWPLEEAFSGSGDSSSPDGAATSPASSKNVVSERNRRQKLNQRLFALRSVVPNITKLDKASIVKDSIDYMQKLIDQERRLEAEIRELESRSVLLENPIKDYDCINNFLENQQQDLLDNNVTRSKKSRQMDYNTSGSSVAGLHNQSLIEVLEMKVTWMGERTVVVCITCSKRRETMLQLCKVLESLNLNIVTTNFSSFSSRLSTTLFLQADEEERRTLETKIQTAIAAHNDPSCFINL, from the exons ATGGAAGATCTTGAAGATGAGTACAAGAATTATTGGGAAACCACAATGTTCTTCCAGAATCAAGAACTCGAATTCGACAG CTGGCCGTTGGAAGAAGCGTTTTCGGGTTCCGGTGACTCGAGTTCGCCGGACGGAGCAGCAACCTCTCCGGCTTCTTCAAAGAACGTTGTCTCCGAGAGGAACCGACGGCAAAAGCTTAACCAGAGACTCTTCGCTCTCCGATCAGTCGTTCCCAACATAACCAAG TTGGACAAGGCATCTATCGTCAAAGATTCAATCGACTATATGCAAAAACTTATTGATCAAGAGAGAAGACTAGAAGCAGAGATCCGAGAGCTGGAATCACGATCAGTATTGCTAGAAAATCCTATAAAAGATTATGATTGCATCAATAATTTCCTTGAAAATCAGCAGCAAGATCTCTTAGACAATAATGTCACGAGATCAAAGAAGTCCAGGCAGATGGATTACAATACTTCTGGATCATCAGTTGCTGGACTACATAATCAATCCCTCATTGAAGTTCTCGAA atgaAGGTGACGTGGATGGGAGAGAGGACAGTGGTGGTATGCATAACATGTAGCAAGAGGAGAGAAACAATGTTGCAGCTTTGTAAAGTATTGGAGTCTTTGAATCTCAACATTGTCACTACtaacttctcttccttctcctcTCGTCTCTCCACCACTCTCTTCCTCCAG GCggatgaagaagaaaggaggACATTAGAGACAAAGATACAAACGGCAATCGCAGCTCATAATGATCCAAGTTGTTTTATCAACTTGTAA
- the LOC111214323 gene encoding uncharacterized protein LOC111214323, producing MASNKHFPLLLLLITITTTSSTSLASDQDKLVIKIIDAMISGGSFEDWSPAFLATNDEIHGQVLTSTLFLPKTPVEGINATSPLVAAYHIVPQLLHFYNITLMEPLSRIPTLLSGNSILVTNNSASGFTLDGVLVSEPDLFVSPSIVIHRIASPFNFSRYGGDDLY from the coding sequence ATGGCAAGCAACAAACACTTTccccttctcctcctcctcatcaccATCACCACTACATCGTCCACTTCGCTTGCATCCGATCAAGACAAACTCGTAATCAAAATCATAGACGCAATGATCTCCGGAGGAAGTTTCGAAGATTGGAGCCCAGCTTTCCTCGCAACAAACGACGAGATACACGGCCAAGTTCTCACTTCAACCCTCTTCCTCCCCAAAACACCAGTCGAAGGAATCAACGCAACGTCACCGCTCGTAGCTGCTTACCACATCGTCCCACAGCTGCTCCACTTCTACAACATAACCCTCATGGAGCCTCTCTCTCGCATCCCAACGCTTCTCTCTGGGAACTCCATCCTTGTAACCAACAACTCAGCTTCGGGTTTTACACTAGATGGCGTTCTCGTCTCGGAGCCAGATTTGTTTGTGTCTCCTTCCATTGTTATCCATCGTATTGCTTCTCCCTTTAACTTCTCTCGTTACGGTGGCGACGatctatattaa
- the LOC106441019 gene encoding uncharacterized protein LOC106441019 produces MAMRRVYSEIKGKKVKELPAYFKSSFSTQSVKTYVKKGLDNYNDKYIQTSSVQPLLHICFGGMAFSYLVALPNERRHLEHQQHAKEHGGH; encoded by the coding sequence atggcgATGAGAAGAGTATACAGCGAGATCAAAGGCAAGAAGGTGAAGGAGCTTCCTGCCTATTTCAAATCGTCGTTTTCAACGCAGTCCGTGAAGACGTATGTGAAGAAAGGTCTCGATAACTACAACGACAAGTACATCCAGACCAGCTCCGTCCAGCCTCTCCTCCATATCTGCTTCGGAGGCATGGCCTTCTCTTACCTCGTCGCTCTCCCCAACGAGCGTCGCCACCTCGAGCACCAGCAGCATGCCAAGGAGCACGGTGGCCATTGA
- the LOC106441016 gene encoding subtilisin-like protease SBT2.6 isoform X2 → MLRRSPGVKSVSRDWKVRKLTTHTPQFLGLPTDVWPTGGGYDRAGEDIVIGFIDSGIFPHHPSFASHHTSVPYGPHPSYKGKCEDDPRTKLSFCNGKIIGAQHFAEAAKAAGAFNPDVDFASPMDGDGHGSHTAAIAAGNNGVPVRMHGYEFGKASGMAPRARIAVYKALYRLFGGFVSDVVAAIDQAVHDGVDILSLSVGPNSPPTTTKTTFLNPFDATLLGAVKAGVFVAQAAGNGGPFPKTLVSYSPWITTVAAAIDDRRYKNHLTLGNGKMLAGIGLSPSTRPHRSYKMVSANDVLLGSSGVRYNPSDCQKPEVLNKKLVEGNILLCGYSFNFVAGSASIKKVAETARHLGAAGFVLVVENVSPGTKFDPVPSGIPGILITDVSKSMDLIDYYNVTTSRDWMGRVKSFNAEGSIGDGLEPILHKSAPEVALFSARGPNTKDFSFQDADLLKPDILAPGSLIWSAWSQNGTDEANYVGEGFALISGTSMAAPHIAGIAALVKQKHPQWSPAAIKSALMTTSTVMDRAGRPLQAQQYSETETMTLVKATPFDYGSGHVNPSAALDPGLVFDAGYEDYLGFLCTTPGINAHEIRNFTNTPCNYKMRHPSNFNSPSIAVSHLVRTQTVTRRVTNVAEEEETYTITSRMEPSIAIEVSPPAMTLRAGASREFSVTLTVRSVTGVYSFGEVTLKGSRGHKVSLPVVALGQKR, encoded by the exons ATGCTTCGCCGCTCGCCCGGTGTGAAGTCTGTGAGCAGAGACTGGAAAGTGAGGAAGCTCACAACACACACGCCACAGTTCTTGGGACTACCAACCGATGTCTGGCCGACAGGTGGCGGTTACGACAGAGCAGGAGAAGATATTGTCATTGGCTTTATAGACTCTGGGATTTTCCCACATCACCCTAGCTTTGCCTCTCACCATACCTCGGTGCCTTATGGTCCTCATCCTAGCTACAAAGGGAAATGCGAAGATGATCCTCGCACTAAGCTTAGCTTCTGCAACGGGAAGATCATAGGAGCTCAGCATTTCGCTGAAGCTGCTAAAGCTGCTGGTGCGTTTAACCCTGATGTTGACTTTGCTTCACCAATGGATGGTGATGGACATGGAAG TCATACGGCAGCTATTGCAGCTGGGAATAACGGTGTTCCGGTGAGGATGCATGGGTATGAGTTTGGGAAAGCAAGTGGGATGGCTCCTCGTGCTAG gaTTGCTGTTTACAAAGCTCTCTACCGGCTTTTCGGAGGGTTTGTATCGGATGTGGTCGCTGCCATTGATCAG GCTGTTCATGAtggagttgatatattgagccTCTCGGTTGGTCCAAACAGTCCTCCAACTACTACGAAGACAACGTTCTTAAACCCATTTGATGCTACGCTTCTTGGAGCCGTGAAAGCTGGTGTGTTCGTTGCTCAAGCTGCTGGAAATGGAGGCCCCTTTCCGAAAACTTTGGTTTCGTACAGCCCTTGGATAACTACTGTTGCTGCTGCAATCGATGACCGCAGATACAAGAACCACCTGACCCTTGGAAATGGAAAAATGCTTGCCGGAATAGGATTATCTC CTTCTACTAGACCTCACCGTTCTTACAAGATGGTTTCAGCAAATGATGTTCTGCTTGGTTCTTCTGGTGTGAGATACAATCCGTCGGATTGCCAGAAGCCAGAGGTTTTGAACAAGAAGTTGGTTGAAGGAAACATACTGCTTTGTGGATATTCTTTTAACTTTGTTGCTGGTTCGGCTTCCATCAAGAAAGTTGCTGAAACTGCTAGGCATCTTGGAGCCGCTGGTTTTGTTCTTGTTGTTGAGAATGTTTCTCCAGGAACAAAATTTGATCCTGTCCCTTCTGGCATTCCAGGGATCCTCATTACAGATGTCTCAAAGTCAATG GATTTGATTGATTACTACAATGTGACAACCTCAAGAGACTGGATGGGAAGAGTAAAGAGCTTTAATGCTGAAGGAAGCATAGGAGACGGTTTGGAACCCATTCTTCACAAATCAGCACCTGAAGTGGCTCTTTTCTCAGCTAGAGGGCCCAACACCAAAGACTTCAGCTTTCAGGATGCTGATCTCCTCAAACCAGACATTCTTGCTCCAGGCTCTCTGATCTGGTCTGCTTGGTCTCAAAATGGAACAGACGAGGCTAACTATGTCG GCGAAGGATTTGCACTAATCTCTGGCACAAGCATGGCTGCACCACACATAGCGGGCATAGCTGCCCTGGTGAAGCAGAAGCATCCTCAGTGGAGTCCAGCTGCTATCAAATCAGCTTTGATGACGACTTCAACAGTCATGGACCGAGCAGGAAGGCCTCTCCAAGCGCAGCAGTACTCCGAAACAGAGACAATGACGCTTGTCAAAGCAACTCCGTTTGATTATGGAAGCGGTCACGTCAATCCAAGCGCTGCTCTAGACCCTGGTCTCGTCTTCGATGCAGGCTACGAAGACTACTTAGGTTTCTTGTGCACCACGCCAGGTATCAACGCTCACGAGATAAGGAACTTCACGAACACTCCCTGCAATTACAAAATGAGGCATccttcgaacttcaactcgccGTCTATAGCCGTCTCTCATCTGGTGAGAACACAGACCGTGACCAGGAGAGTGACGAATGTTGCGGAAGAGGAGGAAACTTACACGATCACATCGAGGATGGAGCCATCTATTGCCATTGAAGTGAGTCCTCCTGCTATGACGCTTAGGGCGGGAGCTTCTAGAGAGTTCTCGGTGACTCTGACGGTGAGATCAGTGACCGGAGTTTATAGCTTCGGAGAGGTTACGTTGAAAGGAAGCCGAGGGCATAAAGTGAGTCTCCCAGTGGTTGCCTTGGGACAAAAGcgatga